From one Trifolium pratense cultivar HEN17-A07 linkage group LG1, ARS_RC_1.1, whole genome shotgun sequence genomic stretch:
- the LOC123902302 gene encoding B3 domain-containing transcription factor VRN1-like produces the protein MSMTCNPRNNDTHPSSIIRFFKIVTPTNLQDGNIRIPNAFTKIHSGNISNPMFLNTPDDKKWEIHLTKEDDNIWIQKGFKEFATHYSLDYGHMVMFQYEKNSHFNVHIFDKTTLEIEYHAYGGNQQHHEQNSPIENFDEQLPCKKARQKSQIWSPQPYKKLRFDTSEDAGTSSKVHNLPKLVQVKEENDDTAVFRNMKHDQEHKNLTSKIEEALNKAKNYKSNNPFFTVVMTYSYVNQYMYVPLDFDQKNLKEEQSEIVLRVLDDERTWIVKYCQRRISTGWKTFASDNNLKVGDVCLFEMINSKAYAFKVLIFRLDEEQHSSPPQVHGDEVNWLETAGITEVESKTIMSNKGSMATQRNSLQASPMSFKNSEAKKEANQFTSTLENPHFTIKLKSNHWDVYKPRIQMSFARKYLCLKGKSIKLRFDEELWTVNLACYPSEPSIKLSDGWSQFVDENKLQAGDVCVFELVNEEDVVFDVHIFRGCN, from the exons ATGTCCATGACTTGCAACCCAAGAAATAATGATACTCACCCCTCTAGTATCATTCGTTTCTTTAAGATTGTTACCCCAACAAATCTTCAAGATGGAAACATT AGAATTCCAAACGCTTTCACTAAGATACATAGTGGTAATATTTCAAACCCAATGTTTCTCAACACTCCAGATGACAAAAAatgggaaatacatttgacTAAAGAGGATGATAATATTTGGATTCAAAAAGGTTTTAAGGAATTTGCTACACATTATTCATTAGATTATGGACACATGGTGATGTTTCAATATGAGAAAAATTCTCATTTTAATGTTCACATATTTGACAAGACTACTCTTGAAATTGAATATCATGCTTATGGTGGAAATCAACAACATCATGAACAGAATAGCCcaattgaaaattttgatgagCAACTTCCATGCAAGAAGGCTAGACAAAAATCACAAATTTGGAGTCCTCAACCATATAAGAAATTGAGATTTGACACAAGTGAAGATGCTGGAACAAGTTCCAAAGTGCATAACTTGCCTAAACTTGTCCAAGTTAAAG AGGAGAATGATGATACCGCTGTATTCCGAAATATGAAGCATGATCAAGAGCACAAGAATTTAACTTCTAAAATAGAAGAAGCTTTAAACAAAGCGAAAAACTACAAATCTAACAATCCATTTTTCACAGTTGTCATGACATATTCTTATGTTAATCAATACATG TACGTCCCTTTAGATTTTGATCAAAAGAATTTGAAGGAAGAGCAAAGCGAAATCGTACTTCGAGTCTTGGATGATGAGAGAACTTGGATTGTTAAATATTGTCAGAGAAGAATTAGTACTGGATGgaaaacatttgcatctgataataatttgaaagtgGGAGATGTTTGTCTTTTTGAGATGATCAATAGCAAAGCCTATGCTTTTAAAGTACTAATTTTTCGACTTGACGAAGAACAACATTCCTCTCCACCACAAG TTCATGGAGATGAAGTTAATTGGTTAGAAACCGCAGGAATCACAGAAGTTGAAAGTAAAACTATTATGTCAAATAAAG GAAGCATGGCAACTCAAAGAAATTCACTGCAGGCTAGTCCAATGTCCTTCAAAAATTCTGAAGCTAAGAAAGAAGCTAATCAATTCACATCCACTTTGGAAAATCCACATTTCACCATCAAATTGAAATCTAATCATTGGGATGTTTACAAACCG CGTATACAAATGTCGTTCGCAAGGAAGTACTTGTGTCTTAAAGGGAAGAGTATAAAGTTGCGGTTCGATGAAGAATTGTGGACTGTAAACTTGGCATGTTATCCCTCTGAACCATCAATCAAGTTGAGTGATGGTTGGAGCCAGTTTGTAGACGAAAATAAATTGCAGGCTGGAGATGTATGTGTTTTTGAGCTTGTCAACGAGGAAGATGTTGTGTTTGATGTTCATATTTTCAGAGGCTGCAATTAG